tatcAGTACACAATTAAAttaaccatgaaacctgtttcatttagaactagactcaataaggaatttaggcatataaaatatatttcttaatttgttttttacaatttttaattatttttcaaagttggaataggggatcacatagtcatcctgagcaagtcacacacaattgtaaatatctcaaaatatagaatttctttgattgctctgtttcttttatatgaaaatagactcattaagatttaatttcacatctcattaaacctctaattaaattccttctatttttggtgaattttcaaaatcacgtcactgctactgtccaaaacagttttaatgctaatttcactctttcacacattctttatactaacctcattttaacttacatatatatataccacaaatcattttcaccacatttcatacatcacaagtgtaggtccatgactacaatgtcaccacaaaaccatcccgttgaacaattcggattaatcctcgatacttgatggtttcagcacacagccccaccatcatatttcatttagttcggctctcttgtacacatggtaaacacttagtaccactcatgtgacctagccaatttgtctcgtagctctcttgtctacatggtgtccttcacttggaatcacgcatgcgacctagctacatttatctctcacatagctctcttgtctacatgggcaaggcacacgggcgtgtgagcccttttaatctgaaatgttctgtaaggttgcacgggtcgcctgagTCGACTGTGACCTATAGTAAGGTCGGTAAGCCTTATCTAGACTCTTAATTCTGTGATGTATGGGTATGCATGATAtacttagtgtaacaccccttacccgtatccatcgccagaacagggtacgaggtattaacaaattatagtatatactattaaataaaacccaacaaaaatatggcatgcaatttgatcatggatcgttataacatatgccattaacaatacaaaccaatttgaGTGGATCTTCATAAGATTGAAGCGGTGTTGGATTGGAAACAATCGAATAGTGTGTCAAAAAtttgtagttttctgggactggcagGGTATTATCGACATTTTGTAGAGGGGTTCTCGTTGATCGCAGCGCcgttgactaagttgttgcataaAGGAGTTCCTTTTGTTTGGACTGACACACAGTAGGAGAGCTTCGCAAAGCTCAAGATAGTTTTGACTCACGCTCcagttctgatacagcctgagcctTGTAGGGACttcgtggtttacagtgatgcgtcacatgtgggtttaggttgcgtcttgatgcaagatggtaaggtagttACCTATGCGTCTCAACAGCTTAAGACTCACGAGGCtaattatctgactcatgatttggagttggttgCAGTGatttttgcattgaagatttggaggcattatctaTATGGAAAGAAGTGTATAATCTAaactgatcataagagcctcaagtatctcctcactcagaaagagttaaatcttaggcagcgtctATGGGTTGAGCTACTCAAAGACTACGACTGCAGTATTGAGTATCACCctagaaaggccaatgtggtggccgatgcactAAGCCGTAGGGCTGTGaccgatctgagagcaatgttcgcTCGATTGAGTCTTTATGACAATGAAAGTCTTCTGGAAGAGCTACAAGTGAAGCCGACATAGATTGAATAGATTAGAGCTAAGTAGTTAGAGGATAAGACTCTTGAGATGCGATTTCATCAGGTTGAGACTGGGACTACTacagattttgggctgaataatgaTGGGGTATTATGCTTTtaaggtaggatttgtgtacctaATAATGAGGATTTAAGGCTGTCGATTTTGAGGGAagtgcatagtagtccttatgctatgcatcctagtggAAACAAGAGTATAAAGATCTTtgagagttgtactggtggccagggttgaaacaTGAGGTTACTGACTTTGTTGCTCACTGTTTGACGTGtcaacaggttaaggctgagcattagTTACCGTCGGGTTTGCTACAGCTGGTTAAAATACCGATGaggaaatgggagcgagtaacgatggactttgttagtgggttgacCCTAACACCCACTGAGAAGGACTCTGTTTGGGTCATTGTGGACCGATTAACCAAGACCGCACATTTTATTCCTGTTAGAACTGACTTCTCTCTATAAAAGTTGGCCAAGCTGTACATTTTCAAGATAGTGAGGCTGCATGGGGTACCTGTCTCGATCATTTTTTATAGGGATCCTCATTTTACGTCTCAGTTCTAGGAAAgcttcatgaggctttgggttcgagGCTagactttagtactgcttttcatcctcatACTGACGGTCAGTTAGAGAAGGTGATccagatactagaggacatgttgaggggctgCATTATCGATTTCCGAGGAGTTAGGAGGAGTACTTGCCTCTAGCaaagttcgcttacaacaatagttatcattctagtatacagatggcaccatatgaggcactttatggtcataagtgtcgcacacctttgtgctggactgagttgggtgagcgacgtgTTCTGGGTCCGGAATTGGTATCAGAAACTGAGGATGAAGTCCGTTTGATTTGAGAACgtctgaaagcagcttttgaAGACAGAAGGCCTATGCTGATCTAAAGAGGAAGGACATCGAGTATTCGGTGGGGGACATGGTTTTCcttaaggtctcaccatggaaaaaggttttgaggttCAGTCGCAAGGGTAAGCTGAGCCCTCGATTTATTGGGTCGTACCAGATTCTGAAGCAAGTAGGGCCAGTCGTATATCAATTAGAggtacctccagagttagaccgcatacatgatgtgttccatgtctcaATGTTGAGACGCTACTGCTCTGATCCTACACACGTTTTGCCCATGGAGGAGATTGAGATTAGACCGGATCTGATGTTCGAGGAGGAGTATGTTCAAATTCTAGATCGCGACGTTAAAGTCTTATGTAGGAAGTCTATTCCCTTGGTGAAGGTGCTATGGCGGAATCATAGCattgaggaggctacttgggagccagaggattcgATACGACAGTAGTATCCTCACCTTTTCTTATCAGGTAAAATTCGAGGACGaattttcttttaaggggtagagttgtaatgccccaaatttttgtaatttcagCTTTTGTAATTGTTGAGTATGGAAATATTGAAACTTTTGTTTTTATtcttttggtatatatatatgtggtttaaGAGGTTATGTGCTTTGGGGTGTGTTTGGGGGGTCCCAAGTTTAATTtttaacttgggctaaattttggttttatttgagTAAAGCCTGACTTTAGGTCAGTGGGCTTATAAGGAATTGATGGTCAAAACCtaacagaatgggcctgttggtctagtggttaatatgtgtgttggtgtgttggaggtctagAGTTTGATTCTCTGCATTAGCGATGGGATTATTTTTGCTGTAAGTTTCAATAAAGTGTTGGGATTTATTAAAATTCTGGGTTGagggttttaggaaaaattaggggttttcttatttctttctttttggaaaaattttttcTCTGCCGTTCTTCCTCTTAAAAACCCTAGTTGTCGaacttctcttcttcttttttcccttCTTCTCCATTTTTTTTCTCCTTCGTTTTCTTCTTTTTCGATTATTTGTGGCATGTTGCTAGTGATTGCGTCAGTTTGGGAATATTCTAGGGTCTGTGGATCATTAATCAGGCTCTTAATAGCAAGGAATCATCGTTATTCGTTGAAGGCtttggagtgctcgtggttggattagcagcgaaaatgaaccaggtgtgtactccgatTACGCAGAAAACGAGTTTTGACGAAAGCTGAAAAGTAgcctgtcgacaccacacgggcgtgtggtctgctCGTGTGGTAGCCTGCGTCACGAGACACAGGAGTGCCACTGACGAGCCAGGCCATGTGCACGCCACATGGGCACGACAGACACGAGTGTGTGATGGCTTGTAGGTCGTGTGCGAGGTACGAGCTCAGGtaaatgggctgtgtgggccacatgggcgtatgggcccatacgggtgaaccacacgggcatgtggaaatctgggccaggccgtgtgatccatacgGGCAAGGAAAATTTGGGCCGTGTgacccacacaagcgtgtgggcctacacgggcgtgtgagccctttTAATCTGAAATGTTctataaggttgcacgggtcgcccaagttgaATGTGACCTATAGGGTCGGTAAGCCTTATCTAGACTCTTAATTCTGTGATGTATGGGTATGCATGATATACTTAGCATGATTATCtgatctgttctgttctgtaaaTAAAGGTATGATCTGTTTGTctgcattatagcatgccatgcttgtatgatgcattgcatcggaGTGGGTTTGAGGAAGTGAAGGGAGTACCTGAAGGGCTTCATAAGCCCgttatctggcagctaagctgcatacttatgatatgtgatgcgatgcggtactttatggtgtgtagggttggatggatcgattatatccccatatactgtctgcagggatgggtgggtcgattttatccccacatggtgtgttgggttagacggagatggtgtgcagggttggtgggcatgatatttttgatatctgatctgttatgcatgCGATATCTGTATGGCTAAGGCCAAATAACTGTATTTtgttatctgtttgtatgcatgttgtttgtggggatgtacacactgagttgcgaaaattcacccctttatttatttatctgttcaggtaatccccagcagtagatggatcggtgtgacggagggctcgatggtgaccactggtagacatttacggatttttgagtaacactttattttgtctactttatttaaaaatttattttgggtttatttttgggattttaaattgttaaattattgatttatgaattaatgatgttttagcttccgCATTAATGAAATTCTTTCACTTAATATCTAGAATAGagatttcacgacttaagtaaAGATAACAAATTGGACGACTTTTAACTTGctaaggtttttctaaaaagcactCACATGTGACGACGCCAGATTCAGCCGTAGCgtttaggccgagtttgggggtATTACAAACTAGATTTTCTgtgatgacatatttatatttatgtataAATTGTTGAGTGATATGAAATATCGATATTCTAAAATTGCTATCATGAATCTTGTGATACTATAAATGGTTAATCTGAAATAAAACCAATTCTCCGATTTGCTATTTGATTGCTATTATTCTATGCGTTATTATTTATTATGACTTATCGACTGTTTGCACTGATTTTGCTTGTGATGAAACCTACACTAAGCTTCATAGCTCACTCcccttttaatttttatctttataGACAACCTACCATATGCAGACTTAGCATCTAAAGGGACTCGGCTCGGAGtttcttattaaattattttaaatagattATTTGATCGTTTTATTATTTGGAGACTATATGGTTTTATATTCGAACTGTGTCATGGGACTTTCGGTTTTGGTTTGATATGACATGCATCGCATTTaggttgtttttaatttaattttaaaatgttgaaatataaattttgatttattataCATGAAATATGAGATTTTATTAAAACTAAGATAAATATATCACTTTTTGCTaccaaattataaataaattttggaaGAATAATTAGACTAACTGAGTTTTCAAAAATAGTCACCGTTATaagaaaaatgttaaaattaattgGTTTTGATAATTCATgggtttttctaaaaatagacTAAGTCTTCTTCTGGAAATAAATTAATCTTTTAAAACAACTGTTTTATAAATCCCGATCGCTACTAGATCATTCTGGTGGCTGATGTAATCTTCCGGATTTGGACCTAACGTTTAGGCCGAATTTGGGAGGTTACAATGAattattttatattgaaattttctaaattatcaatttgtacttaaaaattaattatttaattatttttattttaaacttttaaattatCTCTAATTATTTAAGTTGGGATTTGAATTTGTAAATGTATAGAGATATACATAAATTAATATTTGATAGTAAAAATTTAACAGTTTTAACTTTTTCATTGTTTTTGAAACAAAAATGAGGACttattttagtaattaaatagTATCACATAGAGTTATTTTTggcattttaatttttatatttatttacatttgaaAATTAAAGACTTCATAAAtgatttcaccaaaaaaaaactttaaaaatgagaagaaaaataaaaggcaaaaacttaaaaaaaagtaaagaaatggaatttaataaataaaaatattagtttaaaattatattttgtaacTTTGCAAATTATAATATCATTCGCTGGTTAGacatttataatattttgtaacttTGCAAATTATATTTTGTAGCAGTGGTCAAAACATACATTTACACACATTCCAGTGATGCTTCGCTGGGGCTGGGAGGGAGCCAATTTCTCAATATCTGTTCCATGCgttgttactttttttttttatctttgtttGAAGCATCGGTAAAAATGAAATGCGTATATCAAATTTTGTACTTTATATAAATGAAACTGTTTTGCTGAATCAAATGCGCAGCCTACATAAATATATTCAAAGAATTTAgagttaaatgaaatgaatagctgaataattgaaaaataaaatcatGTTTCATGAATTTAGAAGATGGATAATCAtgaattaccattcaagatggaGACCGCCAAAAAGGAGATATCTAAAGATGATTTTTAAGTTCTCTCCTCTAGTGTCACGGGTCGTGATTCAAAACTCGTGATCAAAGTATAAAGAGTGTCTCATGAATGTCTACATATTTAATGAGGCTTAGTTGACCCACTTGAACTAGTCCGATTCAAAAAATAAGTGACAAAACTTATTTACTTGAACCCTTTGTGACCCAATAAAACATTTATGATAAACTATGATTACCTTGGTAAATAGGAAAAATAATCTTAAAAGATTTGTAATCTAATAAGATTTGATTTTGTATTCTTGGGATTATGAAAATCCCTTAATTGTAGATAGGCTTCGATCTCGCCCGTTGATGTAACTCAATGTACACCATCGATTTTAagagagctcaactataaatagagagtctCCCCCTCATTTGTAATAATAATCCATTGAATCTATTCTATTTCATAACTAAATttagagcatttactcaaacaccttatGTGCTTTACTTTTTTGTGGTTATTATTCTCTTCTAAACTTCTTTTGTCTTTGAGATTGCTTCCACTATATTTTATTGCCTTAGAGGAATTCTACAAGAATCCTCATTTTATGAGAATTAAATGAACTTAAACGCATTTAAAGTGATCTTTGAAGCGAAAGAATCGCTTAAGACAACAAAAATTGTGAGATGAAAGGTCTAATTCTGTGACACTAAAAGATAACCGCGACTATAAAATTGGTTTTCTACCATTGTTTTCACCTTGATGTATCAGAAATGGCTATTTGATGAGTTTCTTTCTCTTTCACACTACTTTATTTCTCTATCTAAATATCATGAACATTGGAAGATAATAACACACTGTTAGGAGCTTAATAGTTTATATTCCTTCACCTCATTTATTAGAAAGTAATGGATTAGTTAATTGAAAAATATAACTGAAAATGTAAGATTAAAGGAAAAATAATGAGTAACCTAAATACAtgcaattaaatattaatatttaatcatagtattaaatatcaaattaaatattaaaattacttttttatCTCATTTACTCCTATTTACTCAAATAAGAACTCAAAATACTATATATACATGATAAAAGAAATTAATTGTAATGTTAATTATAAACAAATTCAAAGTGTAAAAAGTTTaacgtaaaataaaaataataattaaaatgtaataaaaatatggTTCATAGGAATGGAAAGGAGTGTTTTTTTAGAGACAAGggtatttttaagaaaaaaatcagagtgggaaaaatgatattaatttaaaactacataaaataaaataaataatcattTTAGTCTTTATCAATTagagataaatctcaaaattatacataaaatttGGTCTAATGTGTAACCTTCCCAATCCAGCCTAGACGTTAGGCCCAAATTCAAAAGATTACATTGGTCACCGAAATGACCCAATAAGCTAACGGTgtttataaaatagttattttaaaacatttacaTATATCTTAGAAGAAAACTTAGCCCATTTTCAAAAAAACTCACGAGTTAACAAAAAGCGATTAAGTTTAATATTTTCCTTGTAACGATTTACTACTTttgaaaacttaattaatttttaatttatttattatctaAAAGTTTATTTATtcctaaaaattaaaattagaatttttatgCAAAATTAATTCTAAATCCATGTTTCATCATcctaaattcaaattaaatacCATGCAtgctaaataaatctaaaatcgAAGTCCcatgccataattcaaataaAGCTATAAAGTTTccagaaaaataaaaattccaaatAGTAAATCTAAAAtactttttaatataaattaattcgAGCCGAGTCCTCCGTATCCCGAGTTCGCGTGCTAACTTGGTGGGTTATCTGTAAAGATGGAAATAATGGGGAAGTGAGCTTAAGAAGCTCAATGTGAGTTCAATCGCAAGGAAATCAATGCAAACAGTAGACAAATCATACAAAATAACCATTCACAGAATAAATCACAATTGAATAGCAATTCAGAATTCcagtattttaaatcaattcataaatatAATATCTCAGTATTCACAGACATGTAAATGCTTATGAATGCGATGCAATTTCAATTTATCAGAAAAGATCCTACCCAACTCCGCTATACACCACAGTAGGAGTTCCCCAGAACTTCTCTACTTTTACACCACATTGTGGATGAACCACTAATTGTTGCAGATGAAATGCTAATGATAAAAATATTTGTGGATGAACCATCGATCAGTGCATATAAAATATGCTAATATGTTGTGGATGAACCATTGGTTGTGTAGATAAACTGCCGACTAAAATATGTTGTGGATGAACCACTGGTCATGCAGATAAACTGCCGACTAAAATACATTGTGGATGAACCATTAGTCGTGCAGATAAACTGTCGACTACTTCCTCTGTTCATATCGtctcaccccatgcaatgcaacataattatAACAAATCAATACGGTAGCAATAACATGCTTATAACAAGTTGATACTGTAGCAATTATCATGCTTATAATAGATCAATACGGTAGCAGTAAACATGCTTATGGCAAGTGTTCAATTCAACAGTGGTAGTAGGCATGCTTAACATGTATTCGGTTCAACAGTAATAGTAAACATGATAAACATGCAATCAGTAATACAATGGTGAGAATAATAGTAACAATTCATCAGAAATACAGTAATATTAGACATGCAATATTCACATATCATCATTATAAGAGTTGCAATTCGATCATCAACTCTCAAACTCTAGCATGTTCATAATCTCAGGGACTCAGTCGAGTATATAAAAACTCTAAAAATGATTTTGGTATTATatagggacaaaaatgaacaattcacaaaatttagggcaaaattgtaaaatagAGTTCACACAATTATGTAGTAAGGTCGTGTAACAGACTTTGGCCGTGTGGAAAATGCAAAAATTAACCTACAagagagacacgactgtgtggttcACGAACTAGCCTAGGGTTTACAGGGAACATGACTGTGTAGGGGGCCATGtggtccacatgcccgtgtgaccctaatcCTACACACAGTTTGCTCTGATTCACTTGGTAAATAACACGCACCTTTCACTGTATTGCCAATCGACGTTGCTCACACCCGATTCTAATTTGATTTACCTAAATTCGGTCTTTCAAACGACATCACACATGATTTAGAGATTGGTGTCAAGTTTTTGACAAGATTTTCCATGATTTGGCAAGAACATAAAAGATTGTTTAATTAACAAAAAATTTGCGTTGGATATGGAAATACATGGTTTAATCATTGGAAACGAGGTCTACTTACCGATTCTTCGTAAGAAAAGAACTGTTAGTGATGGTATTTACAAAACTGATAGAGAGAATGATTGGATGAGGATAATTTGATTAGGGAAAGCAAAATAATTGTCAACAATTAGGATAAAAGTATGGTGTAAAGAAAATGGAAGGGAAATAAAAAGAGAATAAATAGAAAGGTGGAGAGCAAATTCTATTAGGATTTAAAAGAGGGCAATATGAAAATCTAACtaggaaaaaaaagagaaaaagatggTAGAATTCAAATTCTACTAGAATTTTGAGAAAGGGCAAGATATGAATTCTAATTAGGAAAGAATTTGTTAAATTCTTAGGGTTTGTAAACCCTAGGGATGTCACATGTAATTTTCCCAAGTTCTATTGaacttgaaattaaaatgaagggGAAAAAGAGGTGGAGGCTCAAACCTTGGCTTCAAGGAGTAATAACGCTTTAACCTTTGAGCCTATTACTCATTTCTTGTTTATTTTTTATGCTTAATCATATACATATGTTTCGAGGAAGTATTAGACCAAATTACGAAATAAAAAGGAGAAGGAAGGCTCGAACTTAGGTATTTTGGAAAGGGCTTTAGCACTTTAACCATTGAACCTATCCCTCATTGCTTGCTTAATTCAGATACCTAACCGCATGTAAATTTTAGGGTGGCAATTGGGCATTTAAACAAGGCTTTACCAAAATTTGGAAGAAATGAGAGGAAAATAAATTGAACTTAAGACCTCTAGGATAGTGGACTAATTCCTAACTGTTAAGCTATCACCCATTTCTTGTTGAATCTTAACTTTTGATCATATATATTTCGAATGTGGCTTATACCctatgtttttaaaaataaaaggaaatgaaATGGGAGGAAGGGAGCTCAAACTCGGGTTCACAAGGGAGGGAATCAAGCTTTTAACCATTAGGCCTAAGCCTATTTCTTATTTATCCATTGCGATTAACCCCCTATATTTTTGGGGTGTGACATGTGcaattttatatatgaactttggttttgtgcaattttatacatgATATTTTGATGTGATCTAATTCTTACAAATTATtgacacaattattgatataacaccattttatgtttatatattgcatataaaaataattatatttatcaaatataaaaataaattgatgtatttatttctttaaatgtgtatgattgaatcaaaattaaagtttcatgtatatatgtgaaccacaatcaaagtttcatgtgtataattgcaccatattaaagttcatgtatcaaATTGCACATTAAATAAAAGTCCATGTatagttttgagatttatcctaTCAATTATTATCAATCTTAACAAATAAACTTAAATTACTATTTTAATCCATTAATTCTAATGACTAAAAATGGAgttgaaaatattatattttagatacaaatagatagatagatagattattaaaaacaaaaaaattaattagaaacagtaaaatttttagacattaaataataaataaatcataaataattaaaatgaaataataaaatttaaaatcataaaaactaattaacttaaaaaacctttttataatatttaaaatttaaaatcataaaaatctaattaactttaaaaaagttcaaaaattttcaaattttaaaatcataaaaactaattaacttttaataatttttttccataTACTTAGATGACCTTTATTAAATCTTAATACTAAATTATccctattaatttttataatacctACTTTACCTTTATTAACTCCTAATTACTCATTAGgagctaattttattatatactaGGAATACTCTCGCGCGATACTCGAGtagattttaaaataattatgaatttattttatattttaaataatattttcactattatatttatattttattatacatgaATGGATGATATATTTGATTAGTATATTTATTAATTTGGAAATTGTTTCATGAGAAATAATATTCATGTGTTCAAATCTATTttaaatttactaattttttagagttgttaaaatttaaatttaaatcataTTAACAATTTAAATCAAGTCACCTTACCCATAGGCAATATGCATGGTATAGAAACCATCAATTAAAGTAAAAATCTTACTCCATAAttcttatatataattattttaagtgAATGTATATGATATGTACCTGTATTATAAAGACCATAAtaaattattcttttattattaaacaaattaatttagtccctatactatatAATAAAGGGATTTGACAAACACTTTTaccttatttttaaattatacaattactaaaaatatttatagtCCATGTTTTTTTAAACCAATTGTTAGAGACTTAAAACTTCGTACATATCAGTCCCATTTTGATAATTCTAGCTATAAGGAATGTTTGAATTTAAAGTGGTGCTGTGGAGCTAGGTGACCTATAAATTTCATTTGCCATGTGATATGGAGTTATCTCCTAGGAAGCAGGATCGCGTTGCAACTCAAGGTCCTAGTGTCATAAGGCTAGATCTTTCGTCTCGCCATCTGTGCAGCCTTAGGCGATTCATTCGTCTAAACTCGCCTAAGGTAGCCTTTACTCAAGTGAGGATTCCTTATGAACTCCTCCAAGGCTCCAATTTGTATAATGGAAGCAAACTATGCCAAAAGAAGCCACAAAGAACAACAGTAAGCCGCAGAAAAGAATGCACGAGAGAGGTTTGAGTAAATGCTTTCAGAACTCTATTACTCTTAAGAATTCAACTTACAATGGAATGATTTACAAGTGAAGGGGagactctctatttatagttgagctcccccaaaaccgaCGTATGAGATTAAGTTAAATTGATAGACGAGATTAGCCTATCTATTTATATTTGATTCACTTGGAACTCTCTCGTTGCGTTGCCTTCTTCTCAACTTGCTTTGCGATTGGGTTGTTCCTTTTTTCGGAACTTTTGCCTCAGTTTCCTTTGCTTCTTAACTTGAACCATTGCACTTTTTGGTACATCTCGTTAGCAAGAATCACTTTAACTTGCCCCAATTTTGAATTTCTCCCTTTGAAATCCCTAGGATTCTCACACTTTGGCTTCATATTGCCCACAGTCCCTCGGCCTCATTGCTTATGAACTTTGAAAGAACCCTTACAACCTTGCCAAGCCAACAAGTCAGAGTTCAAAACACTATCAAGGTGTTTTCAATGTACCTTACTCGCAGCATTTACTAGTCCTGACTACTTTTACATCGTTCCTTTTCCCTCGGAGCCCGATGCACTACCCACCTTTCCCAAAGATGTCGGCTCCACAGTCGATTTTGCAGGCTTCATATCAATATCTTGCGCCACTAACGCTTTCGAATTAGCTTCTGTAGCATTCCATTCTATCGAGT
This is a stretch of genomic DNA from Gossypium arboreum isolate Shixiya-1 chromosome 11, ASM2569848v2, whole genome shotgun sequence. It encodes these proteins:
- the LOC128283875 gene encoding uncharacterized protein LOC128283875, which produces MDFVSGLTLTPTEKDSVWVIVDRLTKTAHFIPGSSFYVSVLGKLHEALGSRLDFSTAFHPHTDGQLEKKAYADLKRKDIEYSVGDMVFLKVSPWKKVLRFSRKGKLSPRFIGSYQILKQVGPVVYQLEVPPELDRIHDVFHVSMLRRYCSDPTHVLPMEEIEIRPDLMFEEEYVQILDRDVKVLCRKSIPLVKVLWRNHSIEEATWEPEDSIRQ